A section of the Sedimentisphaera cyanobacteriorum genome encodes:
- a CDS encoding class I SAM-dependent methyltransferase, whose protein sequence is MSDKKQRHYFDMLGRILKLYFARPADCQTLVTQSYDRISSSYDQSWTNHMRGLTESLINRLAPPTGSKCIDLTCGTGYASELLARCSSGEVTGVDASSGMLEKAEENCGDLCRFVNSDVLDFLKQQEKGSCDIITCCWGLGYSKPIAVIREIARVLKPGGKAAVIDNSIFSLREIMSCSFLTFAESPEKLENLMRFKFLTGPGMLGLFYRISGLTKIYSSQGSKTYYARSGKEAIDRLTVTGAAAGFEYACRPEDKDQIYSRFAELIEEKYKDEIPIVHRYLSGIAVK, encoded by the coding sequence ATGAGTGATAAAAAACAAAGACATTACTTTGATATGCTGGGGCGGATATTGAAGCTCTATTTCGCCCGTCCCGCAGACTGTCAAACCCTTGTAACCCAAAGCTACGACCGCATCAGCTCATCTTACGACCAAAGCTGGACAAACCACATGCGCGGGCTCACCGAATCGCTGATAAACCGCCTTGCGCCGCCCACCGGAAGCAAATGTATAGACCTAACCTGCGGGACAGGCTATGCCTCAGAGCTGCTTGCAAGATGCAGCAGCGGGGAGGTAACAGGGGTGGATGCCTCCAGCGGTATGCTCGAGAAGGCAGAAGAAAACTGCGGGGATTTGTGCAGGTTCGTTAATTCAGACGTGCTCGACTTCCTCAAACAGCAGGAGAAGGGAAGCTGCGATATTATCACCTGCTGCTGGGGACTTGGATACTCCAAGCCGATCGCCGTGATTAGGGAGATTGCCAGAGTTCTCAAGCCGGGCGGGAAGGCCGCAGTAATCGATAATTCCATCTTCTCCCTGCGGGAGATTATGTCCTGCTCGTTTCTCACCTTCGCTGAGAGCCCCGAGAAGCTCGAAAACCTAATGCGGTTTAAGTTTCTAACCGGCCCGGGAATGCTTGGGCTTTTCTATAGAATTTCCGGCCTTACAAAAATCTACAGCAGTCAGGGCAGCAAAACATACTATGCCCGTTCGGGGAAAGAGGCCATCGACAGGCTCACCGTCACGGGCGCAGCAGCAGGCTTCGAATACGCGTGCAGACCGGAAGACAAAGATCAAATCTACAGCAGATTCGCAGAGCTTATCGAAGAGAAATACAAAGACGAAATTCCGATTGTCCACCGATACCTTTCGGGGATCGCAGTAAAATGA